GGCGCGCCTGCGGGTCCGCGCGGGCGGAGAGCTGCGGTGGGGGTCAAGATCACTGTCCGGGACGCCGCGCGATTGCTCGGCGTCCCCGAGAAGACGGTCTTTCGCTGGATCGACGAGCGAGGCCTTCCCGTCCACCGCGCACACGGCCAGCACCGTTTCAATCGCGCGGAGCTCCTGGAGTGGGCCACGGCCCAGGGCGTCCGCGTCTCCGCGGAGCTCTTCTCCGAGACGGAAGAGCACGAGCCGCTTCCGAGTCTCGAGAGTGCGCTCCAGGCCGGGGGAATCCATTTCCTGAAGGGCGGCGAAGCCCGCGAGACCGTGCTGCGCGAGGTCGTTCGCGTGCTCGACCTACCCGACGAGATCGACCGGGAGTTTCTGTACGAGGTGCTGCTCGCCCGCGAGAATCTGGGCTCGACCGCGGTGGGCGATGGCATCGCGATCCCGCACGTGCGCAATCCGGTGCTCCTGCACGTCCGGCCCTCCGTGGCGCTGTGCTTCCTCGAACAGCCCATCCCGTTCGGCGCGCTCGACGCCAAGCCGGTCGGAATCCTGTTCGTGATCGTCGCGCCGACGAGTCGCACGCACCTGCGCCTGCTCTCGAGGCTCTCCGCCGCGCTGCACGATCCGGAGTTCCGCCACGCGCTCGAGCGCCGCGCGCAGCCTGAAGTGATTGCCGCGGAGCTGCACCGAGTCGAGTCAGGGTTCGCGAACGGGACGAGCAGCACGGCGAAATGACTCTCCTGGCCGCAGCGCTGCTCGTCTTGCTCGGCTCGGGACTGGCGGCGCTCGCGACCTTGCGCTGGCCCGGGCTCTCGTCGCGCCTGGGCTCCGCAGGCGCCCCCATCGCCGCGCTGCTCGCAGGCGTTCCGGTGCTGCGGGCGCTCTTCGCGGGAGAGACTCCCGGTCTAGAGCTCGGCTGGGGCCTGCCGGGCGCCACGCTCTCGCTCGCGATCGACCCGCTCTCCGCCTTCTTCCTGGTCCCGGTGCTGGCGCTGTCCGCGCTCGGCGCGATCTATGGCCGCGCCTATCTGTCGAGCCGCACGGGGATGCGCTGGTCCAGCGCGAGCTGGTTCTTCTTCGACGTACTGTGCGCCGCGATGATCACGGTGACCCTTGCCCGCGACGCCATCCTGTTTCTCGTCGCGTGGGAGACGATGTCACTCTGCGCTTGGGTGCTGGTGAGCCTCGACTGGGAGCGCCCGGAGGCGCGGCGCGCCGGCTGGATCTACCTGGTCGCCTCGCATGCGGGCACGGCGGCGCTGCTCGCGCTGTTCGTGCTGCTCGGCGACTCAGTCGGCGGCGGCCCCGGGGCCGCGCTGCTGTCCGGAAAGGCGAGCGCAGAGACGCTGTTCGCGCTCGCGCTCGCCGGATTCGGCGTGAAGGCAGGCATCTTCCCGCTCCACGTCTGGCTGCCCGAAGCGCATGCCGCGGCTCCGTCGCACGTATCGGCCCTCATGTCGGGCGCGATGGTGAAGCTCGGCTACTACGGGCTCTTGCGCGTGGCGGTTCTGCTCGGCGGCGTCCCGCCCGAGCTGGGCCTGGCACTCGCCGCACTGGGCCTCGCGGGAGCCCTCGTCGGCATCGCCCTCTCACTCGGGCAGCGCGACCTGAAGCGCGCGCTCGCGCACTCGAGCGTCGAGAATCTCGGGCTGATCGGGCTCGGGCTCGGGCTCGGCTTTGCGGGCTCCGCGCGCGGCGACGCCACGCTCGCCGGCCTCGGCCTGGTGGTGGGACTGTTTCACGTCTGGAATCACGCCGCGATGAAGGGCCTCATGTTCTTCGCCGCCGGCGGCGTCCAGCACGGCGCCGGGACGCGGGACCTCGAGCACCTGGGGGGCCTGGCGCGTCGCATGCCGGCCGCCGCGCTGCTGTTCGCGATCGCAGCCGTTGCGCTCGCCGCGCTGCCGCCCCTGAACGGGTTCGCGACCGAGTGGCTGCTCTATCTCGGTCTGCTCCACGCGGTGACCGCGGCGCCGCCGGCCGGATCCGTGGCCGCAGCCGTCGCGCTCGGGCTGCTCGCACTCGTTGGCGCGCTGGCGGCGGCCGGCTTCGTGCGCCTGTTCGGCGTCGCGTTTCTCGGGGAGCCGCGGAGTGACTCGGCGCGCCGTGCCCACGACGTCCGCGGCCCGATGCTCGGAGTGATGGCCGCGCTGGCGGCGGTCTGCGTCGGGCTCGGGCTCGCGCCCACGCTCCTGCTGCGCGCCGTCGCGGCGCCGCTCGCCGAGCTCACCGCGGCAGGCGGCATCGAGCTCAGCGCGGCGCCGGCGGTGGACGCGCTGGCCCCGCTCCCGGCGCTCGCGCTCGCGCTCTGGCTCGCGGGGGGCCTGGTCGCCGCGGCGTTGGCCCTGCGGCTCCGGCGAGCGCCCCGGGCGCAGCAGGAGACCTGGGCCTGCGGCTATGCGGCACCCGCCGCGCGCATGCAGTACTCGGCGCTCTCGTTCTCTCAGCCCTTCACTACCGGCTTTCCGGCGCGCACGCTCGCGCCCCGCGTCCGCACCGCGCGACCGAGCGGCGTGCTTCCGCCCGCGGGCTCGCTTCGGGCCGACTACGCCGAGCCGATGACGGCGCGCGCGTACGAGCCGCTCTTCGAGGCGATCGCGAGTCGCTTCGCGCGGCTGCGCCGTCTCCAGCAGGGGAACATCCAGCTCTACCTCGCGTACATCACCGTCGCCGCGATGGCAGCGTTGGCATGGGTGTCGCTGAGTCGGAGCAGCCAGCCGTGACCACGTGGCTCGCGCTGATCGGCGCCACGCTGATCGCTGCGAGCGGGTTGCTCGCGCTGTGCGTGCGCCGCGGACCGCAGCTCGCGGACCGAGCCGCCGCCGCCTCGTTGGCGGCGGGTGCCGTGACCGCGCTCGCGGGCTCGGTGCTCGCGCTCTGGAACGGGGGCGACTCTCTGCTCTTCGAGGCCGGGTTTCCCGGCGGCGACCTCCGCCTCGGCCTCGATGCTCTGTCGGCCCTCTTCCTCCTGCCGGTCGCGGTTCTCACTGCGGCCTGCGGCACGTACGCCCTCGCCTACTTCCCCGCCGCCGCGCACCCGCGCGAGGCGGCGCGGCTTCGCGTGTCGTTCGGCCTGTCCAGCGGCGGCATGATCCTGGTGCTCCTGGCCCGGCACTCCCTCGTGTTCCTCGCGGGCTGGGAGATCATGGCGATCGCCGCGTTCTTCGCAGTCACTGCCGACGACCGCGATGCCGAGGTACGCGATGCGGGCTTCCTGTATCTGGTGAGCACGCGCGCGAGCACGCTGTGCCTGGTGGCGCTGTTCGCGCTGCACCGGGTCGCCACCGGCAGCTTCGACCTCGTCCCGATCGGCGCCGGTGCGGTTCCACCCGCGATCCAGTCGGCGCTGTTCGTCCTCGCGCTCACCGGCTTCGGCCTGAAGGCCGGCCTCGTGCCCCTGCACTACTGGCTCCCTCCAGCGCATGCCGCCGCACCCACGCACGTGTCGGCCCTGCTCTCCGGCGTGCTCATCAAGGTCGGAATCTACGGAATCGTCCGCGTCGTCTCGCTCGTGCCGGACACCCCGCCGTGGTGGGGTGAGTCGCTGCTGGTGATCGGCGTCGTGTCGGCGGTGCTGGGCGTCGCGTTCGCGCTCGCCCAGCACGACGTGAAGCGGCTGCTCGCGTACCACAGCGTCGAGAACATCGGAATCATCGCGATCGGGCTCGGCGCGGCGCTGATCGCGCGCGCGGCGGGTCACTGGCAGACGGCGGCGCTCGCTCTCGCTGGCTCGTTGCTGCACGTGGCGAACCACGCGCTGTTCAAGGGACTCCTGTTCCTCGGCGCAGGCGCCGTGGTCCAGCGCACGGGCACGCGTTCGCTCGACGCCCTGGGCGGGATCGCGAACGCGATGCCCGTGACGGCGCTCCTCTTCCTCGTCGGCGCGGTCTCGATCGTCGGGCTCCCGCCGCTGAACGGGTTCGTGAGTGAGTTTCTCGTCTACTCGGGTCTGTTGCGGGTCGCCATCGCCGCCGACGGCGGTCCGTGGCTGCTCGCTGCGCTCGCCGCGCCGGCTCTCGCGCTGGTGGGCGGGCTCGCGCTCGCCAGCTTCGCGAAGGTCGTCGGGAGCGTCTTCCTCGGCGCGCCGCGACACGCGTCTCGGGTCGAAGGCGGTGACGCTCCCGGGCCGATGCTCGCACCGATGGCCGGGCTCGCGGCGACGTGTGCCGCGATCGGGATCGCGCCGTTCGCCCTCGCGCCCGCCTTGGCCGCCGCCTGCGCGGTCGCGCTCGGCAGGCCCGAGGCCCCGCTCGCTGCGCCGTTCGGCGCCCTCTCGCTCGTCGCGCTCGCGACGCTCGCGCTCTGTGCCCTGCTCGCGCTCGCTCTGCGCGCGCGGCTCAGGCGGGCGCCGCTCGCGGCCGGACTCACCTGGGACTGTGGCTACGCGGCGCCGAGCGCGCGCATGCAGTATTCGGCGTCGTCGTTCGCGGAGCCGTTGGTGCGCGCGTTCTCGTTCGCGCTGCTCCCCCGGACGCGCGCGCCCCGGCTCGCGGCGGTCTTCCCCGGGTCTGGCGCCTTCCACAGCGAGGTTGTGGACGCGGTGCTCGATCGCCTGCTCGTGCCGGCCGCACGGGCGTTCGCCGACGCCGCCGGTCGGCTGCGCGCTCTGCAGCGCGGCAGCGTCCACGCTTATCTCCTGTACGTCTGGCTCGCGCTGTTCGCGCTTCTCGCAGTGACTGGAATGAGCCGGTGACCGCCAGCGACGTCGTCCTCGCGATCGCGATTCCCCTCCTGTTCCCGCCGCTCATGCTCGGCGTCGTCACCCGGACCAAGGCGCGCCTGGCCGGGCGCCGGGGTCCGCCTCTCTTGCAGCCGTACTACGACCTGCTGCGACTGCTGCGGAAGGGCGTGGTGCGCAGCCGCACCACGAGCTGGGTGTTTCTCGCCGGGCCGGTCGTCGGCCTCGTCACCGCGTGTCTCGCCGCGGCCATCGTTCCGCTCGGCGCGAACGGCGCGCTGCTCTCGTTCCCCGGCGACCTGATCGCCTTCGCGTACCTGCTGGGACTGGGTCGGTTCTTCACGATCGCGGCGGCGCTCGACACCGGCTCCGCATTCGAGGGCATGGGCGCATCGCGCGAGGCGGCGTTCTCGTGTCTCGCGGAGCCGGCGGCTTTCTTCGCCTTGCTCGTGCTCGTCAAGCTCTCCGGCGCCTACTCACTCGGCTCGATGCTCGGGCCGGACCTCCCCGACCTCTGGGCGCGCGGAGCCCCGTCGCTCGGGCTCGCCAGCGTGTCGCTCTTCGTGGTGTTGCTGGCGGAGAACAGCCGGATGCCCTTCGACGATCCGACCACGCACCTCGAGCTCACGATGATCCACGAGGTGATGGTGCTCGATCACAGCGGACCGCCGTTCGCACTCATTCTGTACGGCTCCGCGATCAAGCTCTTCGCCTACGGTCTCCTGCTCGCGCGCGTGGCGACCCCGTTCCACGTCGAGGGCGCCGCTCTGGGCGCGGGGGTCGCGCTCTGCGAGCTGCTCGGGATCGCGGT
The Myxococcota bacterium DNA segment above includes these coding regions:
- a CDS encoding PTS sugar transporter subunit IIA, with the translated sequence MGVKITVRDAARLLGVPEKTVFRWIDERGLPVHRAHGQHRFNRAELLEWATAQGVRVSAELFSETEEHEPLPSLESALQAGGIHFLKGGEARETVLREVVRVLDLPDEIDREFLYEVLLARENLGSTAVGDGIAIPHVRNPVLLHVRPSVALCFLEQPIPFGALDAKPVGILFVIVAPTSRTHLRLLSRLSAALHDPEFRHALERRAQPEVIAAELHRVESGFANGTSSTAK
- a CDS encoding proton-conducting transporter membrane subunit, which translates into the protein MTLLAAALLVLLGSGLAALATLRWPGLSSRLGSAGAPIAALLAGVPVLRALFAGETPGLELGWGLPGATLSLAIDPLSAFFLVPVLALSALGAIYGRAYLSSRTGMRWSSASWFFFDVLCAAMITVTLARDAILFLVAWETMSLCAWVLVSLDWERPEARRAGWIYLVASHAGTAALLALFVLLGDSVGGGPGAALLSGKASAETLFALALAGFGVKAGIFPLHVWLPEAHAAAPSHVSALMSGAMVKLGYYGLLRVAVLLGGVPPELGLALAALGLAGALVGIALSLGQRDLKRALAHSSVENLGLIGLGLGLGFAGSARGDATLAGLGLVVGLFHVWNHAAMKGLMFFAAGGVQHGAGTRDLEHLGGLARRMPAAALLFAIAAVALAALPPLNGFATEWLLYLGLLHAVTAAPPAGSVAAAVALGLLALVGALAAAGFVRLFGVAFLGEPRSDSARRAHDVRGPMLGVMAALAAVCVGLGLAPTLLLRAVAAPLAELTAAGGIELSAAPAVDALAPLPALALALWLAGGLVAAALALRLRRAPRAQQETWACGYAAPAARMQYSALSFSQPFTTGFPARTLAPRVRTARPSGVLPPAGSLRADYAEPMTARAYEPLFEAIASRFARLRRLQQGNIQLYLAYITVAAMAALAWVSLSRSSQP
- a CDS encoding proton-conducting transporter membrane subunit, with translation MTTWLALIGATLIAASGLLALCVRRGPQLADRAAAASLAAGAVTALAGSVLALWNGGDSLLFEAGFPGGDLRLGLDALSALFLLPVAVLTAACGTYALAYFPAAAHPREAARLRVSFGLSSGGMILVLLARHSLVFLAGWEIMAIAAFFAVTADDRDAEVRDAGFLYLVSTRASTLCLVALFALHRVATGSFDLVPIGAGAVPPAIQSALFVLALTGFGLKAGLVPLHYWLPPAHAAAPTHVSALLSGVLIKVGIYGIVRVVSLVPDTPPWWGESLLVIGVVSAVLGVAFALAQHDVKRLLAYHSVENIGIIAIGLGAALIARAAGHWQTAALALAGSLLHVANHALFKGLLFLGAGAVVQRTGTRSLDALGGIANAMPVTALLFLVGAVSIVGLPPLNGFVSEFLVYSGLLRVAIAADGGPWLLAALAAPALALVGGLALASFAKVVGSVFLGAPRHASRVEGGDAPGPMLAPMAGLAATCAAIGIAPFALAPALAAACAVALGRPEAPLAAPFGALSLVALATLALCALLALALRARLRRAPLAAGLTWDCGYAAPSARMQYSASSFAEPLVRAFSFALLPRTRAPRLAAVFPGSGAFHSEVVDAVLDRLLVPAARAFADAAGRLRALQRGSVHAYLLYVWLALFALLAVTGMSR
- a CDS encoding NADH-quinone oxidoreductase subunit H produces the protein MTASDVVLAIAIPLLFPPLMLGVVTRTKARLAGRRGPPLLQPYYDLLRLLRKGVVRSRTTSWVFLAGPVVGLVTACLAAAIVPLGANGALLSFPGDLIAFAYLLGLGRFFTIAAALDTGSAFEGMGASREAAFSCLAEPAAFFALLVLVKLSGAYSLGSMLGPDLPDLWARGAPSLGLASVSLFVVLLAENSRMPFDDPTTHLELTMIHEVMVLDHSGPPFALILYGSAIKLFAYGLLLARVATPFHVEGAALGAGVALCELLGIAVLIGVVESVMARLRLLRVPSLLVGASLLGAFGVLLLVG